In Ostrea edulis chromosome 4, xbOstEdul1.1, whole genome shotgun sequence, a single window of DNA contains:
- the LOC125668355 gene encoding glutamine--fructose-6-phosphate aminotransferase [isomerizing] 1-like isoform X11 yields the protein MCGIIAYLNYLVPAKRKEILDILVNGLKRMEYRGYDSAGVGFEGSNVKNGSHELQMIKQKGKVVRLQEEIEQRTDLDMEKEYETHIGIAHTRWATHGEPSPVNSHPQRSDSSNEFLVVHNGIITNYKDLKSFLISKGYEFESETDTEVIVKLVKHIYDNHKNSAISFRELVELTIQQLEGAFSLVFMSSKFPGECVSSRRGSPLVIGVKSKAKLSTDHIPILYSKDHRGLMNPSLHHTDSTTEFHPIGNKAVEYFFASDASAIIEHTNQVIYLEDDDVAAVQNGCLTIHRIKRTLDESTTREVTTIKMEIQQIMKGSYSSFMQKEIFEQPESVVNTMRGRMNFETNQVVLGGIKDFMVEIRRCRRLLFIACGTSYHSTVATRQLMEELTELPVMVELASDFLDRQTPVFRDDVCFFISQSGETADTLMALRYCKQRGALIVGITNTVGSSICRESHCGVHINAGPEIGVASTKAYTSQFISLVMFALVMCEDRISMQERRKEIIQGLKHLPDQIKEVLKIDEHVHTLARELYQQKSLLVMGRGYNYATCLEGALKIKELTYMHSEGILAGELKHGPLALVDKAMPVMMVVTRDKVYPKCMNALQQVKARHGRPILLCSKGDTETQKYAYNYVEVPQTVDCLQGVLTVIPMQLLSFHIAVLRGYDVDCPRNLAKSVTVE from the exons GAATAATAGCATACCTCAATTACCTGGTTCCTGCCAAACGGAAGGAAATCCTGGATATCCTCGTCAATGGATTGAAACGAATGGAATACAGAGGTTACGACTCAGCag GAGTTGGATTTGAAGGAAGCAACGTAAAGAATGGAAGCCATGaacttcaaatgattaaacagAAAGGGAAAGTTGTAAGGCTACAGGAAGAGATTGAAC AGCGCACCGATCTGGATATGGAGAAGGAGTATGAAACCCATATTGGTATTGCTCACACCCGCTGGGCCACACACGGGGAACCGAGTCCCGTAAACAGCCATCCCCAGAGGTCGGACAGTTCCAATG AATTTCTTGTTGTGCACAATGGCATCATCACAAACTACAAAGACTTGAAATCATTTCTG ATCTCCAAGGGATACGAGTTTGAATCGGAAACCGATACAGAAGTGATTGTGAAGCTGGTGAAACACATTTATGACAACCACAAAAATTCGGCCATTTCCTTCAGAGAGTTGGTGGAGCTCACAATTCAACAGCTG gAAGGAGCATTTTCGCTGGTGTTTATGAGTTCTAAATTCCCAGGAGAATGTGTCTCTTCCAG GCGGGGCAGTCCGCTAGTTATTGGTGTAAAGAGCAAGGCCAAGCTGTCTACTGACCATATCCCAATCCTCTACAGCAAAG ATCACAGAGGCTTGATGAACCCATCGCTGCATCACACTGATAGTACCACAGAATTCCATCCAATCGGGAACAAGGCGGTAGAATATTTCTTTGCCTCGGATGCAAG tgcAATCATCGAGCACACCAATCAGGTGATCTATCTGGAGGATGATGACGTAGCTGCTGTGCAGAATGGTTGTCTGACTATTCACCGAATCAAACGCACTCTGGACGAATCTACAACTCGCGAAGTGACCACTATCAAAATGGAGATCCAGCAAATTATGAAAG GAAGTTACAGCTCGTTCATGCAGAAGGAAATCTTTGAACAACCTGAGTCTGTGGTGAACACCATGAGAGGACGTATGAACTTTGAAACTAATCAAGTTGTGTTGGGCGGAATTAAAGACTTTATGGTGGAGATTCGGCGATGCCGCAGACTTTTATTTATAGCCTGTGGGACCAGCTACCACAGTACTGTAGCA ACAAGGCAGCTAATGGAAGAGTTGACAGAACTCCCAGTGATGGTGGAATTAGCCAGTGACTTTCTGGACCGACAGACACCAGTGTTCCGGGATGATGTCTGCTTTTTTATCAGTCAATCAG GTGAGACAGCAGACACTCTGATGGCCCTGCGATACTGTAAGCAGCGGGGAGCATTGATCGTTGGCATCACAAACACTGTAGGCAGCAGTATCTGTCGTGAATCTCACTGTGGTGTACATATTAATGCTGGACCAGAAATCGGAGTGGCCAGCACTAAA GCTTATACTAGTCAATTTATCTCACTTGTGATGTTTGCCCTTGTCATGTGTGAAGACAGAATCTCAATGCAAGAGAGGAGGAAAGAAATCATTCAAGGACTCAAACACTTGCCAG ACCAGATCAAAGAAGTGCTGAAGATTGACGAGCATGTTCACACACTGGCCAGGGAACTATACCAACAGAAGAGTTTACTGGTGATGGGAAGGGGATACAACTACGCAACGTGTCTGGAAGGAGCGCTG AAAATAAAAGAGTTGACGTACATGCATTCGGAGGGCATTCTAGCAGGAGAGCTTAAGCATGGTCCACTGGCCCTAGTGGACAAAGCCATGCCGGTTATGATGGTGGTGACCAGAGACAAGGTCTATCCT AAATGTATGAATGCTCTGCAGCAAGTGAAAGCACGACAC GGGCGTCCCATTTTACTATGCTCCAAGGGAGACACAGAAACACAAAAGTATGCATATAATTATGTGGAGGTCCCCCAGACAGTCGATTGTCTCCAAGGTGTCCTAACCGTGATACCTATGCAGCTGCTCTCTTTCCATATTGCCGTTTTGCGAGGATACGAC GTTGACTGTCCTAGGAATCTTGCAAAAAGTGTGACTGTGGAATGA
- the LOC125668355 gene encoding glutamine--fructose-6-phosphate aminotransferase [isomerizing] 1-like isoform X12, translated as MEAVTPLIEGGGIIAYLNYLVPAKRKEILDILVNGLKRMEYRGYDSAGVGFEGSNVKNGSHELQMIKQKGKVVRLQEEIEQRTDLDMEKEYETHIGIAHTRWATHGEPSPVNSHPQRSDSSNEFLVVHNGIITNYKDLKSFLISKGYEFESETDTEVIVKLVKHIYDNHKNSAISFRELVELTIQQLEGAFSLVFMSSKFPGECVSSRRGSPLVIGVKSKAKLSTDHIPILYSKEPNLSEKKETFFMVDHKSRLQQFDHRGLMNPSLHHTDSTTEFHPIGNKAVEYFFASDASAIIEHTNQVIYLEDDDVAAVQNGCLTIHRIKRTLDESTTREVTTIKMEIQQIMKGSYSSFMQKEIFEQPESVVNTMRGRMNFETNQVVLGGIKDFMVEIRRCRRLLFIACGTSYHSTVATRQLMEELTELPVMVELASDFLDRQTPVFRDDVCFFISQSGETADTLMALRYCKQRGALIVGITNTVGSSICRESHCGVHINAGPEIGVASTKAYTSQFISLVMFALVMCEDRISMQERRKEIIQGLKHLPDQIKEVLKIDEHVHTLARELYQQKSLLVMGRGYNYATCLEGALKIKELTYMHSEGILAGELKHGPLALVDKAMPVMMVVTRDKVYPKCMNALQQVKARHDVVVT; from the exons GAATAATAGCATACCTCAATTACCTGGTTCCTGCCAAACGGAAGGAAATCCTGGATATCCTCGTCAATGGATTGAAACGAATGGAATACAGAGGTTACGACTCAGCag GAGTTGGATTTGAAGGAAGCAACGTAAAGAATGGAAGCCATGaacttcaaatgattaaacagAAAGGGAAAGTTGTAAGGCTACAGGAAGAGATTGAAC AGCGCACCGATCTGGATATGGAGAAGGAGTATGAAACCCATATTGGTATTGCTCACACCCGCTGGGCCACACACGGGGAACCGAGTCCCGTAAACAGCCATCCCCAGAGGTCGGACAGTTCCAATG AATTTCTTGTTGTGCACAATGGCATCATCACAAACTACAAAGACTTGAAATCATTTCTG ATCTCCAAGGGATACGAGTTTGAATCGGAAACCGATACAGAAGTGATTGTGAAGCTGGTGAAACACATTTATGACAACCACAAAAATTCGGCCATTTCCTTCAGAGAGTTGGTGGAGCTCACAATTCAACAGCTG gAAGGAGCATTTTCGCTGGTGTTTATGAGTTCTAAATTCCCAGGAGAATGTGTCTCTTCCAG GCGGGGCAGTCCGCTAGTTATTGGTGTAAAGAGCAAGGCCAAGCTGTCTACTGACCATATCCCAATCCTCTACAGCAAAG AACCAAATCTTTCGGAAAAGAAAG AAACCTTCTTTATGGTAGATCACAAAAGTAGACTACAACAGTTTG ATCACAGAGGCTTGATGAACCCATCGCTGCATCACACTGATAGTACCACAGAATTCCATCCAATCGGGAACAAGGCGGTAGAATATTTCTTTGCCTCGGATGCAAG tgcAATCATCGAGCACACCAATCAGGTGATCTATCTGGAGGATGATGACGTAGCTGCTGTGCAGAATGGTTGTCTGACTATTCACCGAATCAAACGCACTCTGGACGAATCTACAACTCGCGAAGTGACCACTATCAAAATGGAGATCCAGCAAATTATGAAAG GAAGTTACAGCTCGTTCATGCAGAAGGAAATCTTTGAACAACCTGAGTCTGTGGTGAACACCATGAGAGGACGTATGAACTTTGAAACTAATCAAGTTGTGTTGGGCGGAATTAAAGACTTTATGGTGGAGATTCGGCGATGCCGCAGACTTTTATTTATAGCCTGTGGGACCAGCTACCACAGTACTGTAGCA ACAAGGCAGCTAATGGAAGAGTTGACAGAACTCCCAGTGATGGTGGAATTAGCCAGTGACTTTCTGGACCGACAGACACCAGTGTTCCGGGATGATGTCTGCTTTTTTATCAGTCAATCAG GTGAGACAGCAGACACTCTGATGGCCCTGCGATACTGTAAGCAGCGGGGAGCATTGATCGTTGGCATCACAAACACTGTAGGCAGCAGTATCTGTCGTGAATCTCACTGTGGTGTACATATTAATGCTGGACCAGAAATCGGAGTGGCCAGCACTAAA GCTTATACTAGTCAATTTATCTCACTTGTGATGTTTGCCCTTGTCATGTGTGAAGACAGAATCTCAATGCAAGAGAGGAGGAAAGAAATCATTCAAGGACTCAAACACTTGCCAG ACCAGATCAAAGAAGTGCTGAAGATTGACGAGCATGTTCACACACTGGCCAGGGAACTATACCAACAGAAGAGTTTACTGGTGATGGGAAGGGGATACAACTACGCAACGTGTCTGGAAGGAGCGCTG AAAATAAAAGAGTTGACGTACATGCATTCGGAGGGCATTCTAGCAGGAGAGCTTAAGCATGGTCCACTGGCCCTAGTGGACAAAGCCATGCCGGTTATGATGGTGGTGACCAGAGACAAGGTCTATCCT AAATGTATGAATGCTCTGCAGCAAGTGAAAGCACGACAC GATGTAGTCGTGACATGA